In the genome of Terriglobales bacterium, the window GCAATGAAGCTCATGAACGAGATCGAGGCCGACATTGGCGGTGAGATGGTAAAACGCTTGGTCAATAACGGACAGCCAGTGGAGTACGGACAACCGCTGTTCAGCATCCGCCCGCACTAATCGGACGAGGCCTGCAGTCTTAGCATGTTCAATAAGATCCTGATTGCCAATCGCGGAGAGATCGCTCTTCGCGTCATCTGTGCCTGCAAGGAACTCGGAGTACGGACCGTCGCGGTCTATAGCGAAGCCGACCGTAATTCCCTGCCGGTTCGCTTTGCAGATGAAGCTATCTGTATCGGTCCGCCACGTTCGGCGGAAAGCTACCTGAATATTCCTGCAGTCATTAGCGCTGCCGAAATCGCAAATGTCGATGCCATCCATCCGGGATACGGACTCCTAAGCGAAAACGCGAACTTTGCCGAAGTGTGCGAAACCTCGCACATTAAATTCATAGGCCCGCCTCCCGAAGTCACGCGCCTGATGGGTGAAAAAGAGAAAGCGCGCGTTGCCATGAAAAAAGCCGGAGTCCCCATTCTTCCTGGATCGGAAGGAGTGATTCAGAGCGAAGAAGAGGGTCTGGAATGGGCAAAGCAGGTCGGCTATCCAGTGATTCTCAAAGCCTCGGCCGGTGGCGGCGGTAGAGGAATGCGCGTCATTCGCAGTGGCGACGAGCTGCCGAAACTCTACCAGGCAGCACACTCGGAGGCGGCAGCCGCATTCGGCAACGGCGACTTATACATGGAGAAGTTCATCGAGCGGCCCCGCCACATCGAGTTCCAGATCCTGGCGGATCAGCACGGCAAAGTCATAACGCTTGGCGAACGCGAATGCAGCATTCAGCGCCGTCATCAGAAGCTGCTGGAGGAATCGCCGTCAACACGTGTGACTCCCAAAATGCGTAAAGAGATTGGGGAAAAACTAGAGTCCTCGCTGGCCGATATTGGATACCAGAACGCCGGCACCATAGAGTTCCTAATGGACGAAGACGGTAGTCTCCACTTCATCGAAATGAATACGCGCATTCAAGTGGAACATCCGGTTACAGAGATGGTTACCGGAGTGGATCTAGTGAAGGCACAGATACGAATCGCCGCAGACGAGAAGCTGGGCAACATCATCACCGCTCCGATTGAAATGCGCGGACATTCGATCGAGTGCCGCATTAACGCTGAGCATCCGGAGAAGTTCACCCCGTCGGCCGGAAAAATTACTGCTTTTAACACTCCCGGTGGCACTGGCGTTCGTGTAGATACTGCTGCATACACTGAGGGCGTGATTCCGCCTTACTACGATTCTTTAATCGCGAAACTGATAACTCACGGCAGAGACCGTGAGGAGGCAATCGCGAGAATGTCGCGCGCTCTGGAGATGTTCATTGTTGAAGGGATCCACACGACCATTCCCTTACATCGGCGAATTATGGAAAATGCAGATTTTCGCGCCGCCGAATTTGACACCAAGTTCATGGAACGCTTCCTGGAGAAGAGTAGGAACGGAACCGGCCGATAGCGCCGAATAGTACTTTTGACGGTCATTCCAAAGCCCGCCTTCGCGCTGCCACGCCTCTATCCCATTCTTGTACCTTCGCTTATTGGTTCGGGCACCCTGGCTGAGAGCTGCGAGTTTGCCCGCGAACTGTTCGCTGGAGGAGCAACGCTGCTGCAGCTAAGGGAGAAGAATGCGTCCGCAAAAGAAATTCTTCGATGGGCTCGTGAGCTGCGGCGTGTACTCCCGAATGAAGTCGTTTTGATTCTGAACGACCGCGCAGACCTCGCCATTGCCGCGCAAGCAAATGGAGTTCATGTTGGACAGGACGACATTCCTCCTGAAGCAGCTCGGCGAATTATTGGAAATCAGAGAATACTGGGCATCTCAACGCATAACGTGGAACAACTTGCTGTCGCGCAACAAACCTCGGCGAACTACTTGGCCGTCGGACCAGTTTTCACTACTACCTCCAAGAATAAGCCTGACCCAACAATAGGATTAGAAGGCGTTCGCCAAGCCCGCGCCAGCACTCGCAAGCCGCTGATAGCCATCGGCGGAATTACTCTCCAGAACTGCCAGTCTGTCATCGAAGCAGGAGCCGACTCCGTGGCCGTAATCGGCGAGTTGCTATCTAATCCCCACAAAGTGACTGCGCAATTCCTGCTCAAAATGGCTAAATTGGGGTAAAACTATCAGGCAGTGACTACACAAACTCAGGTCCGCGTTCTCGCCTCCAAATCCGCCGAGTTTGTTCAAGGCCTCAATCTCACCAGCGCAACGACCCTCGTTGTCGGCTCGATGATCGGCTCAGGCATCTTCATCGTCTCCGCCGACATTGCACGCCTGGTCGATTCGCCTGCGCTGCTGATTCTCGCTTGGGTAGTGACAGGATTCATGACTGTCGTTGGCGCATTGACCTATGGCGAGCTCGCGGCCATGATGCCGAAGGCGGGTGGGCAGTACGTGTTTCTGCGCGAGTCTCTAGGGCCGCTCTGGGGATTTCTCTACGGCTGGTCGATGTTTGCCGTAATTCAAACCGGCACTATTGCCGCGGTCGGCGTGGCGTTCGGAAAGTTTCTAGGGGTATTGTTCCCTGCTATTTCCTCAGACAAATGGCTTTGGCACATCGGACACGTTCCTCTGTGGAAGGTCGGTCCGCTGGCGCTCGGCAACATGGACGTTGGCTTGAACAGTCAGAACCTTGTGGCCATCGCAATGGTCCTGCTTCTCACCGCAGTGAATGTGCTTGGTGTCAAAACTGGCGCGATCGTCCAGAACATTTTTACGTTTTCCAAGACCGCCGCACTGTTCGGACTCGTTCTCGTTGGCGCAATCCTCGGCAGCAACGCTGAAGCCATTCGTCAGAACTTCGGACACTTCTGGCAAAATGCGTCATTCAGCGTACTTCATCCAGTGCAGGTCGGAGTTGGCGGCCCAATAGCTCTAGTAGGACTACTTACGATCGTGGCCGTCGCGCAAGTGGGATCGCTCTTTTCTTCCGACGCATGGAATAACGTCACTTTCACTGCCGCGGAAGTTGAGAATCCACGCCGCAACCTTCCCCTGTCTCTTGCAATCGGAACCGGGCTTGTAACCCTGCTGTATATCGCAGCGAACTTCGTCTATTTGATGGTACTGCCGCTGCACGGGGATGCGCATGGCACTACGGTGCTGGCGCGAGGAATTCAGTACGCGGCCGACGACAGAGTAGGCACTGCCGTGATGCAGCAGGCCTTCGGAGCATCAGGAGCCGTACTGATGGCGATCGCAATCCTGATCTCCACCTTTGGCTGTAACAACGGACTGATCCTTGCGGGCGCACGTATCTACTACGCCATGGCCAAGGACGGCCTTTTCTTCCGCTCCGTCGGTAAGCTCCATCCCGCCTACAAGACGCCTGCAGTCTCGCTGATCGTTCAAGCGCTCTGGACTTGCGTTCTCTGTCTCTCGGGCAGCTACGGGCAGTTGCTCGACCTGACAATGTTTGCAGTCATCATCTTCTATATTCTGACCATTGGCGGGCTGTTCGTTCTGCGGCGAACCCGGCCCGATGTTCCGCGCCCCTACCGTGCTTTCGGGTATCCTGTGTTGCCCGCGATTTACATTGTGATGGCAACATTCATCGAGATTGTGCTACTCCGCTACAAACCGCAATACACTTGGCCAGGATTGATCATTGTGCTGCTCGGAATTCCTGTCTATCTGTTCTGGTCGCGAAATGCACAGGTTGAATCCGTCCAAGAAAGTGCTGCTCTAAATCCATAGGAGATACGAACCGCATGGCCAATTTGCTGGCGACAAAGCCCCTAAGTGTCCTAATGAATGAGGCTCAGGAAACTGGCGAGCACAGCCTGAAACGCGCGCTGGGTCCGGTCAACCTCGTTACTCTCGGCATCGGCGCCATCATCGGAGCCGGAATCTTCGTGCTCACCGGAAATGCTGCCGCACAGTATGCGGGACCAGCTATCACTCTCTCTTATGTGCTTGCCGGCCTAGGCTGCGTCTTTGCCGGACTTTGCTATGCGGAGTTCGCTTCGCTCATTCCCATCGCGGGATCGGCATACACATACGGCTACGCGACGCTCGGCGAGTTCTTTGCCTGGATCATCGGCTGGGACCTGATCCTTGAATATGCTTTTGGCGCGGCGACCGTTGCGTCGGGCTGGGCAGGCACCATCATCTTCTTTTTGCAGAGCTTCGGGATCAACCTACCGCCTCGTTTGACCGCTACGCCGGGAACCGATCTGTACTTTGTCAATAACGCCTGGCAAGCGGCCGGAGCGCCCTCCCTAGTCGGGTTGAGTCCGTCTCAACTGGCGGCCTTGCCCCATGAAGTAGGCATCTTCAATCTGATCGCATTCCTTGGGATCATGATGATTACCGTCATCCTGGTTGTCGGCATCAAGGAGTCTGCCAACTTCAACACAACCATTGTGTTCATCAAACTCGTGGCCGTTGTGATTTTTATCGCGGTAGCTGCCAGTTGGGTAATCGCACATCCGGCGCAAGCGCGCGCAAATTGGACTCCGTTTATCCCCCTGAACACCGGATCATTCGGATCCCACGGATGGTCGGGCATAGCCCGCGGAGCCTCAGTCGTCTTCTTCGCATACATTGGCTTTGACGCCGTTTCTACTGCTGCGCAAGAAGCGCGCAACCCGCAGCGAGACATGCCGATCGGCATCATGGGGTCGCTCCTGATTTGCACTTTCCTCTATATCGTGGTCGCAGGTCTGCTCACCGGCGTCGTGCACTATCCATCGCTCAACGTCGCAGCCCCCGTGTCTTTGGCAATGCAGCAGATCGGGCTCAGATGGGGCAGCATCCTGGTGAATGCCGGAGCGATCGCCGGACTGAGTACCGTCATGCTGGTCATGATGCTGGGACAGACGCGAGTCTTCTACTCAATGTCACGCGATGGATTACTTTGGAAATGGGCTGGCGAAATCCATCCACGTTTTCGCACGCCGTGGAAAAGCACAATCATCATGGGATTGTTTGTTGGCGTTTTCACGAGCGTTGTTCCTATCGGCATTCTCGGGCAGCTCGTCTCGATCGGTACTCTGCTCGCATTCGTGATCGTCAGTGTTGGTGTGATGATCCTCCGGAAACGTCGTCCTGATCTTCACCGGCCGTTCCGCACTCCGTGGGTCCCGTTCGTGCCGATTATGGCCATCGTTCTGGCTCTCGGGCTTATGCTCGCGCTTCCACATGACACCTGGATTCGCCTGGTCGTGTGGCTGGCGATCGGCATGGTCATTTACTTCACCTATGGCCGCCATCACAGCAAGGTGCAGCAGGGGCATCCAGAAGCAGTACTCGAACCAACGCGGTAAACGCAAGAAATACTTCAGGCTTGGTATCATCCTCAATCGGGTGATTTCGTGATCGGGTGATTTGTGATCGCGAAATCACCAAATCGCGAAATCACGCAATCCTCCCATCCTCCGCTGCATTCTCGTCCTCCTATAGAATTCCTCCGCGATGGCGCTCTCACTTGCCAGAAATCCGCTTCATGCATTTCGCAGACTGCTATGGATCGGCGTTGCTCTATTACTGGTTTCCGCAATTGGAACCATCGGTTATCGCTCCATCGAAGGCTGGAGTTGGCTTGATAGCTTGTACATGGTTGTGATCACCTTCAGTTCCATCGGATATGGAGAGGTCCATCCGCTTAGCCCAACGGGTCGTGAGTTCACGATTGCTCTAATCAGCTGCGGAGCGGTGCTTGTCGCTCTCGGCATCGGGACACTCACCCAAGCTCTGCTAGAATTCGAGCTTCTTCAATTCTTCGGCAGGCGCAGAGTGGAACGGCAAATCGCTCGTCTTTCCGGACACTACATCATCTGTGGCGCCGGACGCGTGGGCCGCAGCACGGCTCGCGAGCTTGCCCGCAAGCCCGTCCCATTCCTGATCATCGAGAAGGATCAGGCAAAGGCCGAAGGTTTCCCTCCCGAATGGCTAACTATGTTCGGAGATGCCACGCAGGAGAGCACGCTAATCGCAGCGCGCATCGATCAGGCTGCGGGGCTCGTGGCTGCAACTACAACCGATGCCAGCAACATATTCATCGTTCTGAATGCGCGCAGCCTGAATGGAAAATTGAAGATCATCGCGCGGGCCAGCGAGGAGGAATCCGGCAAGCACCTTACCAAGGCGGGCGCCAATTCTGTAATCTCGCCGTACGCGTTCGCCGGGCATCAGATCGCGCAGGGTCTGCTGCGTCCCAACGTTGTCGATTTCCTCACCCTTACTACAGGGCGCGACGGTGGGCACGAAATGGTGATCGAAGAAATCGCGGTTGCACCTCGCTCTCCCCTGGCGGGAATAACAGTCGGGGAGTCGGGAATCCATCGCGATTACGGCATCATCATCCTCGCCATCAAACATTCAGACGGCAACACTTCATTTAATCCAAGAGCCCGTGATGAGATCCGAGCGGGCGATTACCTGATCGCCATGGGGGAACCCGCAAGCATGTCCAACCTCGAGCTGGCCGCCGGCAATCCCCAATGAAAATCGTTACAGCCGCTGAAATGCGGGAGATCGATCGCATCACCACTGAGAAATACGGCGTCCCTTCCTTAACCCTCATGGAGAATGCGGGTGGCGGGGTTGCGCGATTTGTGTTGCAACAGTACCCGCAAGCAAAGCGAATTACTGTCGTATGCGGCAAGGGAAACAACGGTGGTGATGGATTCGTCGCTGCGCGGAAGCTACATGAAGCTGGACGGGATGTTCGAGTCGTGCTGCTGGCTGAGCCCAACGATGTAAAAGGAGATGCACGCGAGAATCTGAAACGACTGCCCTTATCGCCAACAATTGCCAACTCGACGGCAATGCTCGATGCGAACAACAGCCTCTTCAGCGAAACGGACTTGCTGCTCGATGCGATCTTTGGCACAGGCTTTCGTCCTCCCCTGCCCGAGCTTGCGAACCATGCGATCGAGCTGATCGGGAAGTCCAGCGCTGCAGTGATCTCGGTCGATATCCCTTCCGGCGCTGATGCCGATTCATTCAACGTGGATCAACCCGGCTCTTGCCGCAGCAGTGCGATCGTAACCTTCACCGCATTGAAGCCGGGCATCGTTTTCTCTGCGCTCACGCGCGGCCCAATCGTGGTCGCGAGAATTGGCTCACCCGACGAAGCCATCGTCTCGAAGCTTGGTTTGGAGTGGAACGAAGTGCCGACGCTTCTGCGCAGGCCGCGGAAACTTAATTCCAATAAGGGACTCTACGGCCACGTGCTGATCGTCGGCGGTTCGCTCGGAAAGTCGGGGGCTCCGACGATGGCATCGACGGCAGCTTTACGAATCGGCGCTGGGCTTGTAACCTGTGCCGTGCCCAGGAGCGTTCAACCAATTGTGGCCGGAGCCATTCCGGAACTGATGACCGAGCCACTGGACGAGAATGCGGCCGGAACAATTTCAGAACGGGCTCTCGATGAAGCTGAATCGAAGCTCCTTCTCCAACGCAAGAATGTGGTGGCGGTTGGCCCTGGATTAGGTCGAGATGCGGAAACAGTGCGAGCGGTTCGTGGCTTCGTTGCGCACTGCCCGCTTCCATTAGTGCTCGACGCCGATGCGCTAAATGCATTCGAACGCGAGAGCAGGCTCCTCGATGGCAGCAAACGGCTCCTCGTGCTCACACCGCACCCGGGCGAGATGGCGCGCCTGACCGGAAGCACGGTCAAGGAAGTCGAAGCCAATCGCATTGATGTTGCGCGGAAATTCGCACGCGAACATCGCGTCATCTTAGTGCTCAAAGGTTGGCGGACACTCATCGCCGATGGCGAAGGCAACATCTGGGTGAACACCACCGGGAATCCGGGACTGGCGAAAGGTGGAAGTGGCGACGCGTTAACCGGAATTATTGCTGGTCTAATCGCCCAGCATTCAGATCACATCGTCGATGCTGCCCGAGCGGGAGTTTACCTGCACGGCTTGGCCGCAGATGCTGCGCTCTCCGCTCAAACTGAGGAAACCATGCTCGCCAGCGACGTAATAGGCGCCCTGCCTGCCGCTCTTCGCATCGCTCGAAAGCCCGCAGATGAATTCATGTTGATCCAACGCGGAGAGCCGCTCTGGTGAAGGCAAATCAAGAGTTGCACAGTCATTCTCCGGAAGAAACCATTGCCGTTGGACACCAGCTCACGCAGTATCTCGAGGCCGGTCAGATGGTTATTTTGCGTGGTGATCTAGGGGCTGGAAAAACAACATTGATAAAGGGCGTCGCTGAAGGCTTTGCCGCCGCTCCTCAGGAAGATGTCACCAGCCCAACTTTCACGTTGGTCCACGAATACCGCGGGCCGGCCATCACAATTTTTCATATCGATTTATACCGAATCGACACAGAGCGCGAACTGTTAACGTTGGGCATCGACGACCTTCGCGCCGAACTCGGAAGCATCTTACTAGTGGAATGGGGAGAGAAGTTTCAGCAAATCACGGCTCAGAGCGACGGGGAAATATCGATTACGAGAACAGGCGAGAGTGACAGAAGAATTATCTATCGTTCGCGAAAGTAGGTCGATTCGATTCTCCAAGGCACAGGCGCTCTCGTGTGTGTCGACTTTGGGCGGAGCCACGGCCGAGGGTCTGCCGCGGCGGATGCCACAAACTCACCAACAACTTACTTCTGCCGAGGCTCAGTTCTCCTCACCACAGTGACTATCAGAAATATTCCGTTAATCGCAGAGAACGCGATGAATCCCATCATCACGTGGAAAGGCTTCACGTGGCGCAGAACAGCGACAATCGCCACCGCCACAAGAATCAGGTCAACCACCACGAAGACAAGCAGTTGTTTTTTGGGCATCAGGTAAAAGCTGTAATCCAGCAGCTAGTAGCCGGCAACCAGTAGCTGCCTAAAACCCCATGATGTTGTAGCCGCAATCAACGTAGATCGTCTCGCCCGTAATTGCCGTACTGAGATCGGAGGCGAGATACAGAGCGGCGTCGCCTACTTCACTTGCTTCCACGTTACGCTTGAGCGGTGCGCGCTCGGCATGCGCCTTCAACATGTCTCCGAGGCCGGAGATGCCGCGCGCAGCCAGGGTCTTGATAGGTCCGGCAGAGATGGCGTTTACCCTTATCTTCTGTTGTCCCAAATCAGCGGCCAAGTACCGAACCGAGGCTTCCAGTGCCGCTTTGGCAACGCCCATTACGTTGTAGCGGGGCACAACTTTCTCGGCGCCGTAATAGGTGAGCGTAATCACGCTTCCACCTTCCGTCATAAGCGGCGTCGCGGCACGAGCAACGGCGATCAAGGAATACACGCTGACATCATGCGCAATTCGAAACCCTTCGCGTGTAGTGAAGATGAAATCATTCTTCAATTCATCTGGGGGAGCGTATGCCACGCTGTGCACGAGCGTGTGCAGTTTGCCGTAACGCGACTTGATCTGATCGAAGAGCTGATTGATCTCCAAGTCGTTCGAAACGTCGCATTGAAACGCTGCCGCTCTCGGAAGAGCTTCTATAAGATCCTTCGCCTCCTGCGCGAGGCGCTCGTTCTGGTAGGTGATAGCCAGCGTAGCCCCTGCCGCCTGCAACTTCTGCGCAATCGCCCACGCGATGCTACGCTTGTTGGCAATCCCAAAAACGATCGCCACTCGACCCTGCATGTTGATCATCAAGTGCTCCGAGAAACTTCTAAGAATACCAGAGGGCCATTTTCACCACGGAGGCACGGAGTACAGGGAGAACAATTCGCAAGTCTCTAGAAGGGTAGTAGATCACGAGCAATTCATCTGTGTGTTCCCCCATTCCTTCGTGATACTCCGTATCCTTCATGGTTAAATTTGTGCCTTTCACCGTGTTCTCCGTGCCTCCGTGGTGAAAGATGGCTTTGTCTTTTGGCTTCATCAGATTGCTTCTCACCATCTCCCCGTTCATAATCCAAGGATAGAGGTGCCCATGCCTTCGGATTTCGATCAGACAAAACGCAAGCTGGATGAAGCAGCATCTAAGATTGAGCAGGAACTCAGGAAGGTCATAAGAACTTTGAACAATGAGGTGGTACCAAAGATGCGAACCGAAGGAACGCAAGCGCTCCGCAGCGTTGCCCAGGAGCTGCAAAAGCTCGCTGACCGGCTCGACGACTCTAAGAAATCGGCTACGCAGCAAAAATGAGATTTACCTTCCTGTTCTTGCTGATGTTGTTGCTGCCACTTGCCGGGTGCGGGCACAAAGAAACTAAGGTGAGCGTTCCTCCGCCACCGGACTTGCCGCCACAACCTTCGGCTACGGCGAAGCCGGCTCCTCCACCAGTCGAAAATCGCGACGCAACGACGCCAACCTTGCCCGCACCAGCAGCCACGAAGCCTATATATACGGAAATGGGACTGGCTAGTTGGTATGGTGCTCCATATCACAATCGGCGCGGCTCTAATGGCGAGAACTACGACATGAACGCGATGACGGCTGCCCATCGCACGCTGCCGCTCAACAGTGTCGTGCGCGTTACGAATGTCAAAACAGGAACGTCCGCTGTAGTGCGCATTACCGACCGTGGGCCGTTCATTGGTGAACGCATTATCGATCTTTCGCTCGCTGCTGCGAAAGCTATCGATGTATGGGAGCCCGGGACCGCATGGGTCCGACTCGAACTCCTCGGAACTCCGGTACCTCTGAATAGCGGGGGGAAATGGGCGGTACAGATTGGCGCATTCGATACTCGCGAAGCTGCGTTGCAGATGAAGCAGTCCGTAATCGACCACTACCACCCGAGTGACGTGCGGGAGTTTACTGGCCCAACAGGGGAATGGGTACGCATCCGCGTCCAGAATGACGACCGCGAATTAGCGGAGCGCATTTCGCAGAGCATCACAACGCCGGAAGGCGGCGTTTTTCTAGTGCGACTAGACTAGGTTTTCCCGGCTGCTTCGTAGAGACGCAGCCCGCCGCGGCGGGCGCCTCTACCTGCGGAACGGGTTAAAGAGGAACGAGAATGGACTGCCTTTTCTGCCGCATTATCCGGGGTGAAATTCCCGCAAAGAAAGTCTATGAAGATGAGGAAACCTTCGTCTTCGAGGACATCAAACCACAAGCTCCAACGCACGTCCTGATCATTCCCAAGAAACACATCGTTGGAGTTAGGGAAGCAAAGGCCGAAGATGCTTCGATCATCGGGAAGCTTCACCTGGTCGCGGCGCAGATCGCGCGTGATCGCAAAATCGAGAATGGATATCGGACGGTGTTCAACGTTGGGCCCGGCGCGGGACAGTCAGTATTCCATTTACATCTGCACCTCTTGGGAGGACGGCTATTGAGTTGGCCTCCGGGATAAATCGATAGGCTGGGCCGGTAGCATCACCCGAACATCGCGTTCAAATCTGCGTACTTCACTGAATCTTCCGCGAAGGTGAATGTTCCGTGCGCCTGCATCTCCCGGGCTGCGCGAAGGAAAGCACTGATCGCCGCCCGCGCTAGCGCGCTGCCGACGCTGACGCGTCTTACTCCGAGCTCCGACAAGTCCGCGAGACTCAGTTGCACACCCTGCAGTCCCATAATGACATTTATCGGCCGATCCAACGATTGGACCACGGTTCGGATGTCCTCCCTGGTCTTCAATCCAGGTGCGAATAGCACATCGGCTCCTGCCTCCTGGAAGGCCTGAAGCCGCGCAACCGTGTCGCGCAGATCAGGACGTCCAACGATAAAGTTCTCCGCGCGTGCGGTTAAAGTAAACGGAAACGCCAAAGAATGTGCCGCCTCCGCCGCCGCACGAACTCGCTCGGCCGCCAGAGAGATTTCGTACGGCGACCGTCCGCGACCTTGGGGGACATCCTCGACCGAGCAGCCCGCGAGTCCGGCTTCGGCAGCGAGGCGAACTGTCTCCGCGACTTGCGCTGGTTTATCTGCGTAACCATTTTCCAGATCAGCACTCACCGGAAGGTCGGTGGCACTAACCAGAGCAGCAGCATGAGCAAGCATCGTGTCACGATCCACGGCGCCGTCCTGCTTGCCGATCGAAAATGCAAATCCGCCACTCGTCGTAGCGAGGGCCTCAAATCCCAGTGTTTGCAATAACCGTGCACTGCCGACGTCCCATGGATTGGGAATGATGAACGCTTCATCTCTCTGATGCAGCGCACGGAAGGCTCTTCCCTTTTCTGTTTGAGTCATTCTGGGCTCCACAATCATTCTAAGGCCACCTGAGGACCAAACTCTCTGAGGCCATTTCCTCTAGACTAGTCTCGCGTGATACCACCTGAACATATGCAGTCTCAACAGAATTTTGAAATACGCAAGTTGCTCGCTAAGGTCGCCTTCCGGACGCTTCAGGCGACGCTTGTTTTCGTCTTAGCGGTTCTGTTTCAGGAACAGTTTGTGCTCTGGCCTTCGCCTGTGGCTGCACAGACGGTCGCACCTCAAGAAACCGAGCATCGAAAGACAAGCACGCCCTACACAGGGGATTTATCGATCTTTGAGAATCCGGATCGTGACAAGAAGTTACAAGTTCAGCGCGTCATGGATATTCTCGGTATCCATTCGGGAAGCAATGTTGCGGACATCGGCGCAGGCTCCGGTTGGTTTACGGTACGAGCAGCAAAGCGAGCTGGAGCAGATGGCACTGTCTATGCAGTGGACATCAGTCCGGAATCGATTCAATACATAGATAAGCGCATTCGCAAAGAGAACATCCGCAATGTCCGTACCATATTGAGCGCTGCGGACGATCCGAAGCTCCCTGAGAACAGTGTCGATTCCGTCTTGATACTCAAGACCTACCATGAAATCGCCGCCCCAGTGCGCTTGTTACAGAATCTGCGGAAGTCCCTGCGAAGCGGAGCGCGCATCGGCATCATTGATCGCAACGGGAATGGCGAGGATCACGGAATCCAGAAGGACGTTGTTGTGAAAGAAGCTGCGCAAGCAGGCTATCGACTGACGGACCAGTACGACTTCGTGAAAGATGACCGGGAAGACTACTTCCTCGTCTTCCAGGTGAATTCAGATCATCCTTGACCGCTTTAGTTATTCGGGCGAATCGATGCCCTCGCACCAATCGCGAAGAGACACGGGATGTTTGCTGCGCACAATTTCTCCCTTCTCTGGCTCGACTTCTTTCGCCACGGGCGCTTCGGTTTTGGGCATTAATCTTCCAAGGCAAACGAGAAGATCTGTACCAGGCAAGCGGGTTGCTCCTGCTTAAGCAACCCGCAAAGTGCTGTTGTCTGAAGAAGCTCGCGAGCTACAGGCCCAGATCGCTTAATCCGGGATGTCCATCAGTACGCCGGCCGAGTGGCCAGCTGAACTTACGATCTGCTTCCCGAATTGGCAGATCGTTGATACATGCGTATCTGAGCCGCATCAGCCCATGCTCGTCGAACTCCCAATTCTCATTTCCGTAGGAGCGAAACCAGTTCCCCGAATCGTCGTGGGATTCATATGCAAAGCGGAC includes:
- the thiE gene encoding thiamine phosphate synthase yields the protein MTVIPKPAFALPRLYPILVPSLIGSGTLAESCEFARELFAGGATLLQLREKNASAKEILRWARELRRVLPNEVVLILNDRADLAIAAQANGVHVGQDDIPPEAARRIIGNQRILGISTHNVEQLAVAQQTSANYLAVGPVFTTTSKNKPDPTIGLEGVRQARASTRKPLIAIGGITLQNCQSVIEAGADSVAVIGELLSNPHKVTAQFLLKMAKLG
- a CDS encoding amino acid permease → MANLLATKPLSVLMNEAQETGEHSLKRALGPVNLVTLGIGAIIGAGIFVLTGNAAAQYAGPAITLSYVLAGLGCVFAGLCYAEFASLIPIAGSAYTYGYATLGEFFAWIIGWDLILEYAFGAATVASGWAGTIIFFLQSFGINLPPRLTATPGTDLYFVNNAWQAAGAPSLVGLSPSQLAALPHEVGIFNLIAFLGIMMITVILVVGIKESANFNTTIVFIKLVAVVIFIAVAASWVIAHPAQARANWTPFIPLNTGSFGSHGWSGIARGASVVFFAYIGFDAVSTAAQEARNPQRDMPIGIMGSLLICTFLYIVVAGLLTGVVHYPSLNVAAPVSLAMQQIGLRWGSILVNAGAIAGLSTVMLVMMLGQTRVFYSMSRDGLLWKWAGEIHPRFRTPWKSTIIMGLFVGVFTSVVPIGILGQLVSIGTLLAFVIVSVGVMILRKRRPDLHRPFRTPWVPFVPIMAIVLALGLMLALPHDTWIRLVVWLAIGMVIYFTYGRHHSKVQQGHPEAVLEPTR
- the accC gene encoding acetyl-CoA carboxylase biotin carboxylase subunit; translation: MFNKILIANRGEIALRVICACKELGVRTVAVYSEADRNSLPVRFADEAICIGPPRSAESYLNIPAVISAAEIANVDAIHPGYGLLSENANFAEVCETSHIKFIGPPPEVTRLMGEKEKARVAMKKAGVPILPGSEGVIQSEEEGLEWAKQVGYPVILKASAGGGGRGMRVIRSGDELPKLYQAAHSEAAAAFGNGDLYMEKFIERPRHIEFQILADQHGKVITLGERECSIQRRHQKLLEESPSTRVTPKMRKEIGEKLESSLADIGYQNAGTIEFLMDEDGSLHFIEMNTRIQVEHPVTEMVTGVDLVKAQIRIAADEKLGNIITAPIEMRGHSIECRINAEHPEKFTPSAGKITAFNTPGGTGVRVDTAAYTEGVIPPYYDSLIAKLITHGRDREEAIARMSRALEMFIVEGIHTTIPLHRRIMENADFRAAEFDTKFMERFLEKSRNGTGR
- a CDS encoding potassium channel protein → MALSLARNPLHAFRRLLWIGVALLLVSAIGTIGYRSIEGWSWLDSLYMVVITFSSIGYGEVHPLSPTGREFTIALISCGAVLVALGIGTLTQALLEFELLQFFGRRRVERQIARLSGHYIICGAGRVGRSTARELARKPVPFLIIEKDQAKAEGFPPEWLTMFGDATQESTLIAARIDQAAGLVAATTTDASNIFIVLNARSLNGKLKIIARASEEESGKHLTKAGANSVISPYAFAGHQIAQGLLRPNVVDFLTLTTGRDGGHEMVIEEIAVAPRSPLAGITVGESGIHRDYGIIILAIKHSDGNTSFNPRARDEIRAGDYLIAMGEPASMSNLELAAGNPQ
- a CDS encoding amino acid permease, translating into MTTQTQVRVLASKSAEFVQGLNLTSATTLVVGSMIGSGIFIVSADIARLVDSPALLILAWVVTGFMTVVGALTYGELAAMMPKAGGQYVFLRESLGPLWGFLYGWSMFAVIQTGTIAAVGVAFGKFLGVLFPAISSDKWLWHIGHVPLWKVGPLALGNMDVGLNSQNLVAIAMVLLLTAVNVLGVKTGAIVQNIFTFSKTAALFGLVLVGAILGSNAEAIRQNFGHFWQNASFSVLHPVQVGVGGPIALVGLLTIVAVAQVGSLFSSDAWNNVTFTAAEVENPRRNLPLSLAIGTGLVTLLYIAANFVYLMVLPLHGDAHGTTVLARGIQYAADDRVGTAVMQQAFGASGAVLMAIAILISTFGCNNGLILAGARIYYAMAKDGLFFRSVGKLHPAYKTPAVSLIVQALWTCVLCLSGSYGQLLDLTMFAVIIFYILTIGGLFVLRRTRPDVPRPYRAFGYPVLPAIYIVMATFIEIVLLRYKPQYTWPGLIIVLLGIPVYLFWSRNAQVESVQESAALNP